A single region of the Dunckerocampus dactyliophorus isolate RoL2022-P2 chromosome 3, RoL_Ddac_1.1, whole genome shotgun sequence genome encodes:
- the LOC129178038 gene encoding UDP-glucuronosyltransferase 2B1-like translates to MPMHGSSVFLSCIALLSSWRACCGGKILVVPFEGSHWINMDVMIRALHAQGHSVDVIRANTSWYIKDNMPHYNSITVSVIKGVDYDFVNSVVVNVLAIERGQNPVLTFASLQVEMFRATFSLHAIMSKMASRLLKDGDLMARLKEHQYDLLLTDPAGGTGIILAHALKLPLVYNVRWVTSGEGHQYVAPSPLSYIPMTGSGLSDKMTFFERVKNLLYFSLWKVEYALIIEPQYQAVCTEFFGPKIKYDDLVQAADLWLMRADFVFEFPRPIMPNIIHIGGFQCQPAQPLPDHLEEFVQSSGEYGVIVMSLGTFVNELPSDLADTIAAAFAKLPQKVIWKFQGTKPSTLGNNTLLVDWMPQKDLLGHPKIKLFVAHCGTNGIQEAIYHGVPIVGIPIFFDQYDNLRRLTERGAAVMVTLASLDKDNNFLKAIQEALANPSYRINMQRLSRLHRDQPITPIDNALFWIEFVMRHKGAAHLRTESYKLPWYAYYSVDIVFTFFSTVAVMILLPLVVFRTHVLKTHRK, encoded by the coding sequence ATGCCCATGCACGGAAGTTCAGTTTTCCTGTCATGCATTGCATTGTTGTCATCTTGGAGAGCTTGCTGTGGTGGCAAGATTTTAGTAGTACCTTTCGAGGGCAGCCACTGGATCAATATGGACGTGATGATCCGAGCTCTCCATGCTCAAGGACACTCTGTTGACGTGATTCGTGCCAACACTAGCTGGTACATAAAGGACAACATGCCGCACTACAACTCCATCACTGTATCGGTCATCAAAGGGGTTGACTATGACTTTGTCAACTCAGTCGTGGTGAATGTTTTAGCTATAGAAAGGGGACAAAACCCTGTTCTGACGTTTGCGAGTCTGCAGGTCGAAATGTTCAGAGCAACATTTAGTTTGCATGCCATCATGAGCAAAATGGCGAGTAGGTTACTAAAAGATGGGGATTTAATGGCTCGTCTGAAGGAGCATCAGTATGACCTGCTCCTTACTGACCCAGCGGGGGGCACAGGCATCATCTTGGCTCATGCGCTAAAGCTACCGTTAGTCTACAATGTACGCTGGGTGACGAGTGGGGAGGGGCATCAGTACGTAGCACCATCTCCATTATCTTACATTCCCATGACTGGCTCCGGACTGTCTGATAAAATGACTTTCTTTGAGAGGGTTAAGAATCTTCTCTACTTCAGCCTTTGGAAAGTTGAGTATGCATTAATAATCGAACCCCAATATCAAGCTGTTTGCACAGAATTTTTTGGCCCAAAGATTAAATACGATGACCTGGTACAAGCAGCGGACCTGTGGCTCATGAGAGCGGACTTTGTGTTTGAGTTTCCTCGCCCCATCATGCCCAACATCATCCACATAGGAGGATTCCAATGTCAACCTGCACAACCTCTACCCGACCACCTGGAGGAGTTTGTGCAAAGTTCTGGAGAATATGGAGTCATTGTCATGTCTCTTGGGACTTTTGTGAACGAACTACCTTCTGACTTAGCTGATACCATAGCGGCAGCTTTTGCCAAGCTACCCCAGAAGGTTATCTGGAAGTTTCAAGGTACTAAACCTTCCACCCTGGGCAACAACACTCTCCTGGTGGATTGGATGCCACAGAAGGACCTCCTTGGACATCCCAAGATAAAACTCTTTGTGGCTCATTGCGGGACAAACGGCATCCAGGAAGCTATTTATCACGGAGTGCCCATTGTGGGAATACCCATATTTTTCGACCAGTATGATAACTTGAGGCGTCTCACAGAAAGAGGGGCAGCGGTGATGGTCACATTAGCCTCACTGGACAAAGACAACAACTTCCTGAAGGCCATACAGGAAGCTCTTGCAAATCCATCCTACAGGATAAACATGCAGAGACTCTCCCGGCTGCACAGAGATCAGCCCATCACACCAATCGACAACGCCCTCTTCTGGATCGAGTTTGTCATGAGACACAAAGGTGCAGCTCACCTGAGGACGGAGTCCTACAAGCTGCCCTGGTACGCTTACTATTCTGTGGACATCGTCTTTACTTTCTTTTCAACTGTAGCAGTGATGATTCTTCTCCCGCTTGTGGTTTTCAGGACACATGTCTTGAAAACCCACAGAAAATGA
- the chrnb4 gene encoding neuronal acetylcholine receptor subunit beta-4 isoform X2: MTPTLCIVACCGGADSEERLMNWLLGKNRYNPLIRPAVNRTERVTVKLQVSLAQLISVNEREQIMTTNVWLTQHWVDYRLSWDPAKYEGIDKLRIPSRHIWLPDIVLYNNADGTYEVTVFTNVIVLFNGSINWLPPAIYKSACKIEVKHFPFDQQNCTLKFRSWTYDHTEIDLILKSEMASMDDFTPSGEWDILALPGRRTVNPLDSTYVDLTYDFIIKRKPLFYTINLIIPCVLITSLAILVFYLPSDCGEKMTLCISVLLALTVFLLLISKIVPPTSLDVPLIGKYLMFTMVLVTFSIITSVCVLNVHHRSPSTHTMPPWVKMVFLVKLPALLFMRRPHNNTCRQRLRQQRSLRESRTILRLGYPVGNKSVFTKPSSALLSSDSAFSIPGHKNVIPPLGFSHPGRKGDLRSNDCLPSGLAPSQDLHLRSNSDWANDVQEAVNGVRFVAEHMMADDDDESVIEDWKYVAMVVDRMFLWIFVIVCVVGTLGLFLQPLFQSQVVQNQQPTSEMPRI; the protein is encoded by the exons ATGACGCCTACTCTCTGCATCGTCGCTT GTTGTGGTGGTGCCGACTCTGAGGAGCGCCTCATGAACTGGCTGCTGGGCAAGAACCGCTATAATCCGCTCATACGGCCGGCGGTCAACAGGACAGAGAGGGTCACCGTGAAGCTGCAAGTGTCCCTGGCGCAACTCATCAGCGTG AATGAAAGGGAACAGATCATGACCACCAATGTCTGGCTCACTCAG CACTGGGTGGATTACAGGTTATCGTGGGACCCTGCCAAGTACGAAGGTATCGACAAGCTGCGTATCCCCTCCAGACACATCTGGCTCCCTGATATCGTCCTGTACAACAA TGCCGATGGGACCTATGAGGTGACTGTCTTCACGAACGTCATTGTCCTATTCAATGGCAGCATCAACTGGCTTCCTCCCGCCATCTACAAAAGCGCATGCAAGATCGAGGTCAAGCATTTTCCCTTCGACCAGCAAAACTGCACTCTAAAGTTCCGCTCATGGACCTACGACCACACCGAGATCGACCTGATCTTAAAGTCGGAGATGGCCAGCATGGATGATTTCACCCCCAGCGGAGAGTGGGACATCTTGGCGCTGCCTGGCCGACGAACGGTCAACCCGTTGGATTCCACCTATGTGGACCTCACATATGACTTTATCATCAAGAGGAAGCCTCTTTTCTACACCATCAACCTGATCATCCCGTGTGTCCTGATCACTTCGCTGGCCATCCTGGTATTCTACCTGCCGTCTGACTGTGGTGAGAAGATGACTCTTTGCATTTCCGTCCTCCTGGCCCTCACCGTCTTTCTGCTTTTGATCTCCAAGATCGTTCCTCCGACCTCTCTGGATGTGCCGCTGATCGGCAAGTACCTCATGTTCACCATGGTGCTGGTGACCTTCTCCATCATCACCAGCGTGTGCGTGCTCAACGTCCACCACCGCTCCCCAAGCACGCACACCATGCCCCCCTGGGTCAAGATGGTCTTTCTGGTCAAACTGCCGGCCTTACTTTTCATGAGACGACCTCACAATAACACCTGCCGCCAGAGGTTAAGACAACAGCGGTCCCTACGGGAGAGTAGGACAATTTTGCGCTTGGGTTACCCAGTTggaaacaaatctgtttttaccAAACCATCTTCTGCCTTGCTGTCTTCAGACTCTGCCTTCTCCATCCCGGGACACAAAAATGTGATCCCTCCCCTGGGCTTTAGTCACCCCGGAAGGAAGGGTGACTTGCGGTCCAACGATTGTCTTCCCAGTGGTTTAGCACCGTCTCAGGACCTCCATCTCAGAAGCAACTCAGACTGGGCGAATGATGTCCAGGAGGCGGTGAACGGAGTGCGCTTTGTCGCTGAGCACATGAtggcagatgatgatgatgagagt GTGATTGAGGACTGGAAGTACGTGGCCATGGTGGTGGATCGCATGTTCCTTTGGATCTTTGTCATTGTGTGCGTGGTGGGGACCCTGGGTCTGTTTTTACAGCCACTTTTTCAGAGTCAGGTAGTTCAGAACCAGCAGCCCACGTCGGAGATGCCTCGCATTTGA
- the chrna5 gene encoding neuronal acetylcholine receptor subunit alpha-5 isoform X2, with protein MCSCCASTIQDEKNQLMTTNVWMKQEWIDMKLRWDPDDYLGITAIRVPSDRIWLPDVVLYDNSDGRFEGTITKAVVKYNGTITWTPPANYKSACTIDVTFFPFDLQNCSMKFGSWTYDGSQVDIILEDFHVDRQDYFDNGEWEIVKATGSRGVRMDGSASYPTITYFFIIRRLPLFYTLFLIIPCIGLSFLTILVFYLPSNGGEKISLCTSVLVSLTVFLLVIEEIIPSSSKAIPLIGEYLVFTMIFVTLSIVITVFAINVHHRSSSTHHDMAPWVRRIFLHRLPKLLCMRSHVDRYGTAGGTRTGRALGMGMMKDSAAEISSLSHTRHNIQAALESIRYITMHVVKENEVREVVQDWKFVAQVLDRMFLWAFLLVSVLGSALLFIPVIYKWASIIVPKHVEGAL; from the exons ATGTG CTCGTGCTGTGCTTCTACCATTCAGGATGAAAAGAACCAGCTGATGACTACTAATGTGTGGATGAAACAG GAGTGGATTGACATGAAGCTAAGATGGGACCCTGATGACTATCTGGGCATCACAGCTATACGAGTACCCTCTGACAGGATCTGGCTCCCAGACGTTGTGCTGTATGATAA TTCAGATGGTCGTTTTGAGGGAACCATCACCAAAGCAGTGGTCAAATACAACGGAACCATAACGTGGACGCCCCCCGCTAATTACAAATCCGCGTGCACCATTGACGTCACGTTCTTCCCGTTTGACCTCCAGAACTGTTCCATGAAATTCGGCTCGTGGACCTACGATGGCTCCCAg GTTGACATCATTCTGGAGGACTTCCATGTGGATCGGCAGGACTATTTTGATAACGGCGAGTGGGAGATTGTGAAGGCTACGGGCAGCCGTGGTGTAAGGATGGATGGCAGCGCTTCATATCCCACCATTACCTACTTCTTCATCATCCGCAGGCTGCCTCTTTTCTACACCCTCTTCCTCATCATTCCCTGCATTGGCCTGTCGTTCCTCACAATCCTCGTCTTCTATCTGCCCTCCAACGGCGGCGAGAAGATCTCTCTCTGCACCTCTGTGCTGGTGTCGCTTACCGTCTTTCTGCTGGTCATCGAGGAAATCATCCCCTCCTCCTCCAAGGCCATTCCGCTCATCGGCGAGTACCTGGTCTTCACCATGATCTTCGTCACGCTCTCCATTGTCATCACCGTATTTGCCATAAACGTCCACCATCGCTCGTCGTCCACGCATCACGACATGGCACCCTGGGTCAGGAGGATTTTCCTGCATAGGCTGCCCAAGCTGCTGTGCATGCGCAGCCACGTGGACCGCTACGGCACGGCGGGAGGAACCCGGACGGGAAGAGCACTGGGAATGGGAATGATGAAAGACTCTGCAGCTGAGATCAGCTCTCTCTCCCACACCAGGCATAACATCCAAGCTGCGCTGGAGTCTATTCGCTATATAACAATGCATGTGGTGAAAGAAAATGAGGTCAGGGAG gTGGTACAGGACTGGAAGTTTGTTGCCCAGGTTCTGGATCGAATGTTTCTTTGGGCGTTCTTGCTGGTGTCCGTCTTGGGTTCAGCTCTTCTATTCATCCCGGTTATCTACAAATGGGCTAGCATCATCGTCCCTAAGCATGTCGAAGGTGCCCTCTAA
- the chrna3 gene encoding neuronal acetylcholine receptor subunit alpha-3 codes for MKTTFYLLFVSTCSFLLLHLGGGTCSEAEHKLFSVIFSNYNQYIRPVENVSDPVIVQFEVSMSQLVKVDEVNQIMETNLWLRHIWNDYKLKWNPKDFGGVEFIRVPSSRIWKPDIVLYNNAVGDFQVDDKTKALLRYNGEVTWIPPAIFKSSCKIDVTYFPFDYQNCTMKFGSWTYDKAKIDLVLIGSTINLKDFWESGEWMIIDAPGYKHDIKYNCCEEIYTDITYSLYIRRLPLFYTINMIIPCLLISFLTVLVFYLPSDCGEKVTLCISVLLSLTVFLLVITETIPSTSLVIPLIGEYLLFTMIFVTLSIVITVFVLNVHYRTPKTHTMPHWVRSIFLGLLPKVMFMTRPERDPEKINNAVQMIQSRQCGVHSSLQKQHKAEALASSVVSSLTNRQRLLNNTELSNLNNLSGSELAKRTGSGSLCCEGRCNSCWHQRSGKLPADSGGGGGGGLGSLGALTGGAAPGGGSQCSSSESLDVGAMSLLPISAEVREAIESVKYIAENMRLQNEAKEVQDDWKYVAMVIDRIFLWVFVLVCILGTAGLFLQPLLLGEDI; via the exons ATGAAAACCACTTTTTACCTCCTTTTCGTTTCCACCTGTTCCTTCCTTCTGCTGCATCTGGGGG GGGGTACATGTTCGGAAGCCGAGCATAAGCTCTTCTCCGTCATCTTCTCCAACTACAACCAGTACATACGACCTGTGGAGAACGTGTCCGACCCGGTCATCGTCCAGTTCGAGGTGTCCATGTCACAGCTGGTGAAAGTG GATGAAGTCAATCAGATCATGGAGACCAATCTGTGGCTGAGACAT aTCTGGAATGACTACAAACTCAAATGGAATCCAAAAGATTTTGGAGGTGTTGAGTTTATACGCGTGCCCTCCAGCAGGATATGGAAGCCCGACATTGTGCTTTATAACAA TGCAGTCGGAGACTTCCAGGTTGACGACAAGACGAAGGCCCTGCTCCGATACAACGGCGAAGTCACTTGGATCCCTCCCGCCATATTCAAGAGCTCCTGCAAGATCGATGTCACCTACTTCCCCTTCGACTACCAGAACTGCACCATGAAGTTCGGCTCGTGGACCTACGACAAGGCCAAGATTGACTTGGTGCTGATAGGCTCCACCATCAACCTCAAGGACTTCTGGGAAAGCGGCGAGTGGATGATCATCGACGCCCCAGGCTACAAGCACGACATCAAGTACAACTGCTGCGAGGAGATCTATACGGACATCACATACTCGCTGTACATCCGCCGCCTTCCGCTGTTCTACACCATCAACATGATCATCCCCTGCCTCCTCATCTCCTTCCTGACTGTGCTAGTCTTCTACTTGCCTTCGGACTGTGGCGAAAAGGTCACGCTGTGCATTTCTGTGCTGCTCTCCTTGACCGTATTCCTCCTCGTCATTACTGAGACTATTCCCTCCACATCGCTGGTCATCCCCCTCATTGGCGAGTACCTCCTTTTCACCATGATCTTTGTCACCCTCTCCATAGTGATCACCGTGTTTGTGTTGAACGTCCACTATCGCACCCCAAAGACCCACACAATGCCCCATTGGGTGCGTAGCATCTTCCTGGGGCTGCTGCCCAAAGTCATGTTCATGACCCGACCTGAGAGGGATCCAGAGAAGATCAACAATGCCGTTCAGATGATCCAGTCGAGGCAGTGCGGCGTTCACTCGTCCCTGCAGAAGCAGCATAAGGCTGAGGCTCTGGCATCCAGCGTGGTGTCAAGCCTGACAAACCGCCAGAGGCTTCTCAACAACACAGAGCTCTCTAATCTCAACAACTTGAGTGGAAGCGAGCTGGCCAAGCGCACCGGATCAGGCTCGCTGTGCTGCGAGGGCCGCTGCAACAGCTGCTGGCACCAGAGGTCCGGAAAACTGCCCGCGGATTCCGGGGGTGGAGGCGGCGGAGGCCTCGGCAGCCTTGGAGCCTTGACTGGAGGCGCTGCGCCTGGCGGAGGGAGTCAGTGCTCCAGCTCGGAGTCCCTGGATGTTGGAGCCATGTCTCTGCTGCCGATCTCCGCAGAGGTGAGGGAGGCTATCGAGAGCGTCAAATACATCGCAGAGAATATGAGACTACAGAATGAGGCAAAAGAG GTTCAGGATGATTGGAAATACGTTGCTATGGTAATCGACCGCATCTTCCTGTGGGTTTTTGTCCTAGTGTGTATCCTTGGAACCGCTGGGCTTTTCCTCCAACCGCTTCTACTTGGGGaagacatataa
- the chrna5 gene encoding neuronal acetylcholine receptor subunit alpha-5 isoform X1 yields the protein MPRAGRAAASLALLLLLPLLHSCHLCHSLHVPKLSSYAKAEDKLFKYLFGNYQKWVRPVESLNQTICVKFGLAISQLVDVDEKNQLMTTNVWMKQEWIDMKLRWDPDDYLGITAIRVPSDRIWLPDVVLYDNSDGRFEGTITKAVVKYNGTITWTPPANYKSACTIDVTFFPFDLQNCSMKFGSWTYDGSQVDIILEDFHVDRQDYFDNGEWEIVKATGSRGVRMDGSASYPTITYFFIIRRLPLFYTLFLIIPCIGLSFLTILVFYLPSNGGEKISLCTSVLVSLTVFLLVIEEIIPSSSKAIPLIGEYLVFTMIFVTLSIVITVFAINVHHRSSSTHHDMAPWVRRIFLHRLPKLLCMRSHVDRYGTAGGTRTGRALGMGMMKDSAAEISSLSHTRHNIQAALESIRYITMHVVKENEVREVVQDWKFVAQVLDRMFLWAFLLVSVLGSALLFIPVIYKWASIIVPKHVEGAL from the exons ATGCCGAGAGCAGGGCGTGCAGCCGCTTCCCttgcgctgctgctgctgttgccgcTGCTGCACAGCTGCCACCTGTGCCACTCACTGC ATGTTCCCAAACTTTCCTCCTATGCAAAAGCCGAAGACAAGCTGTTCAAATACCTCTTTGGGAACTACCAGAAATGGGTTCGCCCAGTGGAATCTCTGAATCAGACGATATGCGTGAAGTTTGGACTGGCTATCTCCCAGCTAGTTGATGTG GATGAAAAGAACCAGCTGATGACTACTAATGTGTGGATGAAACAG GAGTGGATTGACATGAAGCTAAGATGGGACCCTGATGACTATCTGGGCATCACAGCTATACGAGTACCCTCTGACAGGATCTGGCTCCCAGACGTTGTGCTGTATGATAA TTCAGATGGTCGTTTTGAGGGAACCATCACCAAAGCAGTGGTCAAATACAACGGAACCATAACGTGGACGCCCCCCGCTAATTACAAATCCGCGTGCACCATTGACGTCACGTTCTTCCCGTTTGACCTCCAGAACTGTTCCATGAAATTCGGCTCGTGGACCTACGATGGCTCCCAg GTTGACATCATTCTGGAGGACTTCCATGTGGATCGGCAGGACTATTTTGATAACGGCGAGTGGGAGATTGTGAAGGCTACGGGCAGCCGTGGTGTAAGGATGGATGGCAGCGCTTCATATCCCACCATTACCTACTTCTTCATCATCCGCAGGCTGCCTCTTTTCTACACCCTCTTCCTCATCATTCCCTGCATTGGCCTGTCGTTCCTCACAATCCTCGTCTTCTATCTGCCCTCCAACGGCGGCGAGAAGATCTCTCTCTGCACCTCTGTGCTGGTGTCGCTTACCGTCTTTCTGCTGGTCATCGAGGAAATCATCCCCTCCTCCTCCAAGGCCATTCCGCTCATCGGCGAGTACCTGGTCTTCACCATGATCTTCGTCACGCTCTCCATTGTCATCACCGTATTTGCCATAAACGTCCACCATCGCTCGTCGTCCACGCATCACGACATGGCACCCTGGGTCAGGAGGATTTTCCTGCATAGGCTGCCCAAGCTGCTGTGCATGCGCAGCCACGTGGACCGCTACGGCACGGCGGGAGGAACCCGGACGGGAAGAGCACTGGGAATGGGAATGATGAAAGACTCTGCAGCTGAGATCAGCTCTCTCTCCCACACCAGGCATAACATCCAAGCTGCGCTGGAGTCTATTCGCTATATAACAATGCATGTGGTGAAAGAAAATGAGGTCAGGGAG gTGGTACAGGACTGGAAGTTTGTTGCCCAGGTTCTGGATCGAATGTTTCTTTGGGCGTTCTTGCTGGTGTCCGTCTTGGGTTCAGCTCTTCTATTCATCCCGGTTATCTACAAATGGGCTAGCATCATCGTCCCTAAGCATGTCGAAGGTGCCCTCTAA
- the chrnb4 gene encoding neuronal acetylcholine receptor subunit beta-4 isoform X3, whose amino-acid sequence MTPTLCIVACMLTLIHGCGGADSEERLMNWLLGKNRYNPLIRPAVNRTERVTVKLQVSLAQLISVNEREQIMTTNVWLTQHWVDYRLSWDPAKYEGIDKLRIPSRHIWLPDIVLYNNADGTYEVTVFTNVIVLFNGSINWLPPAIYKSACKIEVKHFPFDQQNCTLKFRSWTYDHTEIDLILKSEMASMDDFTPSGEWDILALPGRRTVNPLDSTYVDLTYDFIIKRKPLFYTINLIIPCVLITSLAILVFYLPSDCGEKMTLCISVLLALTVFLLLISKIVPPTSLDVPLIGKYLMFTMVLVTFSIITSVCVLNVHHRSPSTHTMPPWVKMVFLVKLPALLFMRRPHNNTCRQRLCLLHPGTQKCDPSPGL is encoded by the exons ATGACGCCTACTCTCTGCATCGTCGCTTGTATGTTGACTTTAATCCACG GTTGTGGTGGTGCCGACTCTGAGGAGCGCCTCATGAACTGGCTGCTGGGCAAGAACCGCTATAATCCGCTCATACGGCCGGCGGTCAACAGGACAGAGAGGGTCACCGTGAAGCTGCAAGTGTCCCTGGCGCAACTCATCAGCGTG AATGAAAGGGAACAGATCATGACCACCAATGTCTGGCTCACTCAG CACTGGGTGGATTACAGGTTATCGTGGGACCCTGCCAAGTACGAAGGTATCGACAAGCTGCGTATCCCCTCCAGACACATCTGGCTCCCTGATATCGTCCTGTACAACAA TGCCGATGGGACCTATGAGGTGACTGTCTTCACGAACGTCATTGTCCTATTCAATGGCAGCATCAACTGGCTTCCTCCCGCCATCTACAAAAGCGCATGCAAGATCGAGGTCAAGCATTTTCCCTTCGACCAGCAAAACTGCACTCTAAAGTTCCGCTCATGGACCTACGACCACACCGAGATCGACCTGATCTTAAAGTCGGAGATGGCCAGCATGGATGATTTCACCCCCAGCGGAGAGTGGGACATCTTGGCGCTGCCTGGCCGACGAACGGTCAACCCGTTGGATTCCACCTATGTGGACCTCACATATGACTTTATCATCAAGAGGAAGCCTCTTTTCTACACCATCAACCTGATCATCCCGTGTGTCCTGATCACTTCGCTGGCCATCCTGGTATTCTACCTGCCGTCTGACTGTGGTGAGAAGATGACTCTTTGCATTTCCGTCCTCCTGGCCCTCACCGTCTTTCTGCTTTTGATCTCCAAGATCGTTCCTCCGACCTCTCTGGATGTGCCGCTGATCGGCAAGTACCTCATGTTCACCATGGTGCTGGTGACCTTCTCCATCATCACCAGCGTGTGCGTGCTCAACGTCCACCACCGCTCCCCAAGCACGCACACCATGCCCCCCTGGGTCAAGATGGTCTTTCTGGTCAAACTGCCGGCCTTACTTTTCATGAGACGACCTCACAATAACACCTGCCGCCAGAG ACTCTGCCTTCTCCATCCCGGGACACAAAAATGTGATCCCTCCCCTGGGCTTTAG
- the chrnb4 gene encoding neuronal acetylcholine receptor subunit beta-4 isoform X1, with amino-acid sequence MTPTLCIVACMLTLIHGCGGADSEERLMNWLLGKNRYNPLIRPAVNRTERVTVKLQVSLAQLISVNEREQIMTTNVWLTQHWVDYRLSWDPAKYEGIDKLRIPSRHIWLPDIVLYNNADGTYEVTVFTNVIVLFNGSINWLPPAIYKSACKIEVKHFPFDQQNCTLKFRSWTYDHTEIDLILKSEMASMDDFTPSGEWDILALPGRRTVNPLDSTYVDLTYDFIIKRKPLFYTINLIIPCVLITSLAILVFYLPSDCGEKMTLCISVLLALTVFLLLISKIVPPTSLDVPLIGKYLMFTMVLVTFSIITSVCVLNVHHRSPSTHTMPPWVKMVFLVKLPALLFMRRPHNNTCRQRLRQQRSLRESRTILRLGYPVGNKSVFTKPSSALLSSDSAFSIPGHKNVIPPLGFSHPGRKGDLRSNDCLPSGLAPSQDLHLRSNSDWANDVQEAVNGVRFVAEHMMADDDDESVIEDWKYVAMVVDRMFLWIFVIVCVVGTLGLFLQPLFQSQVVQNQQPTSEMPRI; translated from the exons ATGACGCCTACTCTCTGCATCGTCGCTTGTATGTTGACTTTAATCCACG GTTGTGGTGGTGCCGACTCTGAGGAGCGCCTCATGAACTGGCTGCTGGGCAAGAACCGCTATAATCCGCTCATACGGCCGGCGGTCAACAGGACAGAGAGGGTCACCGTGAAGCTGCAAGTGTCCCTGGCGCAACTCATCAGCGTG AATGAAAGGGAACAGATCATGACCACCAATGTCTGGCTCACTCAG CACTGGGTGGATTACAGGTTATCGTGGGACCCTGCCAAGTACGAAGGTATCGACAAGCTGCGTATCCCCTCCAGACACATCTGGCTCCCTGATATCGTCCTGTACAACAA TGCCGATGGGACCTATGAGGTGACTGTCTTCACGAACGTCATTGTCCTATTCAATGGCAGCATCAACTGGCTTCCTCCCGCCATCTACAAAAGCGCATGCAAGATCGAGGTCAAGCATTTTCCCTTCGACCAGCAAAACTGCACTCTAAAGTTCCGCTCATGGACCTACGACCACACCGAGATCGACCTGATCTTAAAGTCGGAGATGGCCAGCATGGATGATTTCACCCCCAGCGGAGAGTGGGACATCTTGGCGCTGCCTGGCCGACGAACGGTCAACCCGTTGGATTCCACCTATGTGGACCTCACATATGACTTTATCATCAAGAGGAAGCCTCTTTTCTACACCATCAACCTGATCATCCCGTGTGTCCTGATCACTTCGCTGGCCATCCTGGTATTCTACCTGCCGTCTGACTGTGGTGAGAAGATGACTCTTTGCATTTCCGTCCTCCTGGCCCTCACCGTCTTTCTGCTTTTGATCTCCAAGATCGTTCCTCCGACCTCTCTGGATGTGCCGCTGATCGGCAAGTACCTCATGTTCACCATGGTGCTGGTGACCTTCTCCATCATCACCAGCGTGTGCGTGCTCAACGTCCACCACCGCTCCCCAAGCACGCACACCATGCCCCCCTGGGTCAAGATGGTCTTTCTGGTCAAACTGCCGGCCTTACTTTTCATGAGACGACCTCACAATAACACCTGCCGCCAGAGGTTAAGACAACAGCGGTCCCTACGGGAGAGTAGGACAATTTTGCGCTTGGGTTACCCAGTTggaaacaaatctgtttttaccAAACCATCTTCTGCCTTGCTGTCTTCAGACTCTGCCTTCTCCATCCCGGGACACAAAAATGTGATCCCTCCCCTGGGCTTTAGTCACCCCGGAAGGAAGGGTGACTTGCGGTCCAACGATTGTCTTCCCAGTGGTTTAGCACCGTCTCAGGACCTCCATCTCAGAAGCAACTCAGACTGGGCGAATGATGTCCAGGAGGCGGTGAACGGAGTGCGCTTTGTCGCTGAGCACATGAtggcagatgatgatgatgagagt GTGATTGAGGACTGGAAGTACGTGGCCATGGTGGTGGATCGCATGTTCCTTTGGATCTTTGTCATTGTGTGCGTGGTGGGGACCCTGGGTCTGTTTTTACAGCCACTTTTTCAGAGTCAGGTAGTTCAGAACCAGCAGCCCACGTCGGAGATGCCTCGCATTTGA